A genomic region of Tigriopus californicus strain San Diego chromosome 1, Tcal_SD_v2.1, whole genome shotgun sequence contains the following coding sequences:
- the LOC131882931 gene encoding cysteine sulfinic acid decarboxylase-like: protein MPTSETQQPQSDSLDQSFLSRVLRIVEDQNLIAGEFPTNEKVVEFRHPRELEQEFDLQISKKPTSSDELEKICIKAAKYSVKTCTPKFYNQLYHGVDEFGLAGSWLSDALNTNNYTFEVAPVFILAERAILEYIRRKFGWTQGDGIFCPGGSISNMYGMILARHKAFPEIKTKGLIRGGQSLVIFTSDESHYSISKGANWLGIGTENVIKIKTDEAGKMIPELLEQAIEHAQAEGNVPFFVNATAGSTVMGAFDDLTRISQICKRHGLWMHVDACWGGAVVLSSIHKRLIEGCQFADSIAWNPHKMIGAPLQCSAFIVRHPGLLHQANSASATYLFQQDKFYDVNYDTGDKSVQCGRKVDGFKLWLMMKARGEAYFEGLVDNAFAQAKYFMTLVEKTPGFRPVFDFGYSCTNVCFEYIPERLRGCPETSEWKEEVAQIPPKLKEALIKKGSMMIGYQPLKHKNKSNFFRMVVHCVPPPTPQDMEYAIKELDMCGRLL from the coding sequence ATGCCGACTTCGGAAACGCAACAACCCCAAAGCGACAGCCTCGACCAAAGCTTCTTGAGCCGTGTCTTGAGGATTGTGGAGGACCAGAACCTGATCGCAGGCGAGTTTCCGACCAATGAAAAAGTGGTCGAATTCCGGCATCCCCGGGAACTCGAGCAGGAATTCGATTTGCAGATCAGTAAGAAGCCCACAAGTTCCGATGAGTTGGAGAAGATCTGCATCAAGGCAGCCAAGTACAGTGTCAAGACTTGTACTCCCAAGTTCTACAATCAGTTGTATCATGGAGTGGACGAATTTGGATTGGCCGGAAGTTGGTTAAGCGACGCCCTCAACACCAACAACTACACTTTTGAAGTGGCGCCCGTCTTTATCTTAGCCGAGAGAGCCATCCTCGAATATATTCGCCGGAAGTTTGGATGGACACAAGGAGACGGTATATTTTGCCCAGGCGGAAGTATCTCAAATATGTACGGAATGATTCTGGCCCGTCACAAGGCTTTTCCCGAGATCAAGACCAAGGGCCTAATTCGTGGCGGACAGTCATTGGTTATATTCACTTCCGATGAAAGCCACTACTCAATTAGTAAAGGAGCCAATTGGCTTGGTATTGGGACGGAGAACGTGATTAAGATCAAGACAGACGAGGCCGGGAAGATGATTCCCGAGTTGCTGGAACAGGCCATTGAGCATGCTCAAGCAGAAGGAAACGttcccttttttgtcaatgccACAGCGGGATCGACCGTAATGGGAGCGTTTGATGATCTAACGAGAATCTCTCAAATCTGCAAGAGGCATGGTCTTTGGATGCACGTGGATGCGTGTTGGGGAGGAGCTGTTGTCCTTTCTTCGATCCATAAGCGATTGATTGAAGGCTGCCAATTTGCTGATTCCATTGCCTGGAATCCCCATAAAATGATCGGTGCTCCCCTGCAGTGTTCGGCTTTCATCGTTCGCCATCCCGGGCTTCTGCATCAAGCCAACTCAGCTTCAGCCACGTACCTCTTTCAGCAAGACAAGTTCTACGACGTGAACTACGACACTGGAGACAAGTCCGTTCAATGTGGGCGGAAGGTGGATGGCTTCAAGCTCTGGCTCATGATGAAAGCCCGTGGAGAGGCCTATTTTGAAGGACTCGTGGATAATGCCTTTGCCCAGGCCAAGTATTTCATGACCCTCGTGGAGAAAACGCCGGGTTTTCGACCCGTCTTTGACTTTGGCTATAGCTGTAccaatgtttgttttgagtACATTCCGGAGCGATTGAGAGGATGTCCGGAAACTTCGGAATGGAAAGAGGAAGTGGCTCAGATTCCacccaaattgaaagaagcCCTAATCAAGAAAGGAAGCATGATGATCGGCTATCAGCCGCTCAAACACAAGAATAAGAGTAATTTCTTTCGAATGGTGGTCCACTGTGTTCCACCGCCAACACCACAAGACATGGAGTATGCCATCAAGGAGTTGGATATGTGTGGAAGGTTGTTATAA
- the LOC131890202 gene encoding uncharacterized protein LOC131890202 — MASKDKVRVIALLAIMFCQIAISQPFQWPKDRVTINRSSEQDQSKKADLKVDLKTESSQQPREIKVIQSDEAQERIAAGRRRPPVIRLAPPRLRRKLPPPQAEEKLFFNGARGRRRPKRPVHGGYGPPRPQYGPPKHRPRPTFKKTRPKFRGRPQPHGHPKPRYPVISYRPRPQYSVPTLPVGYDGPSSYPSPAPIQSDNHDTYGSPPSTTGNNVYPSTVDEDEYGSPKGQPQNDEYGSPLADAQDGYGSPQAPKQEAGTFSGYGGEFNPPSFSISGGNSLEDYGSPSGPTKTINNGAQSQLYQGYESPQTPTQSGYSSPSTDQEDSYGLPQASPAKDLDGFPVPDFNEYAPSGDPVFDFSNDDSDDVENYSSQPRPSSIDDEEDGDISFGFPEFPTPNFLNFPSEYTPDFHFDLKKVNEPDENENEDESTSPSPLTGQYQPPSSFQPSYEIESQEENFDTYESPNPSGATGPNQYNGPPSPNSFPYGASAQENEVEDTYDNGFEPDFQPSGDGEGEGGTPAYYPPTTPQVPEPSFAYEKPSVKPDSSSYYKPPVTSSPDKNQPSSYQSPPSEEIYSPPMYSSRQPSIIQEEERQVDFQSYDAPPSKDFPSEEFPSEESGEFYTPDSNEEKEPTVTYTKPFSGAQHTQYSPPKATSSSSKPSQPFPTSYVNVEDVNSSPYQPHASQGPPQNGQYTPYEEEDEEEEYPNQPSGGDSVYYKPSSSPQTSLYEQSNQNAPKPSPTPSEVYYKPIEGTENEEPSNSNNFYDNGGDDVDEEVSFNQYQRPSSPTKSPTRESLFGGGFFDFKFPSYDKEINDVSFSYEDREQVESSSTENPRYKFAPIPTEDEEDQSSDDFEFYSSGNARPSNPSEGPAKDFGKYKKIPSFAPPNDKFLYKTPKRPQSSQPSYSEPFSGQPSTGSPPSPSGNFDAYGSPRAPQRYPQAEDDQDEPEIYTQSFNEEENEAPSQHNSYGSPKAPSVEPNDHNNFKQFSPPSNGGGREKYVRQFNSFPTEAPPTKDRNQFFKSRQPSKPSQLDSYGGPEGPVSEEVDVPFTPSQYPAPSSPSFPTSAIEQEDSYDSPRAPPTYPKFQESTNSDIPNQEVVFKYQPEGPEVPPLYSPEEISEDQFDQQFNPEDLKNFEPYSEQSNEFGENEFSESDFGEDEFNQYSPPRENNDEEPSGAFPPGPSGAIKVIEYDPYSEPDDFPSRFENTERPPKQSSRNRQRYQTSDISSSQGPLRTTKARQRTKLIKDASPTPVYKSRQVSNYRSRQKNPTQSSDTFEIHEARPSPTPNRPLSTRPTYNQQTQSNVNFEPSGSSNDDETLPEQPFQPELDGNTYYKDIPTSAPPSRNPVYQSKYQTLPVDDQSGTRGERIRPEYSDQNQAWPSSLNSENEYFETEDSEFDFPTGPNDEETLYKESKSEPEEIKPSRTPYRPSPETPKSTGASQDVSYPRGRTTQAPDLPSYPAVPDQYSTFNPSPSPETPKSTGASQDVSYPRGRTTQAPDLPSYPAVPDQYSTFNPSPTDENQSNPKEEEPTRTYKQANPRVGENFSDDDFMPSEIRATPSRRPRRPLRPSRRSDTPKEEDEKESDREDMESDGEDAKELKSIGFGPSTFHFGMETPDIWEMFNSEWGQKVKSDN; from the exons ATGGCATCCAAAGACAAG GTCCGGGTAATTGCTCTCTTGGCAATCATGTTCTGTCAGATAGCAATATCCCAACCGTTCCAATGGCCTAAAGATAGAGTTACCATAAACCGCTCCAGTGAACAGGATCAAAGCAAGAAAGCAGATCTGAAGGTAGATCTCAAGACCGAATCGTCACAACAACCTCGAGAGATAAAAGTGATCCAGTCAGATGAAGCTCAAGAGCGAATTGCTGCCGGACGAAGAAGGCCTCCAGTTATTCGACTAGCTCCTCCTCGCCTCAGGAGGAAACTGCCTCCACCCCAGGCGGAAGAAAAGCTATTTTTCAATGGTGCCAGAGGTCGAAGACGACCTAAACGTCCCGTCCATGGTGGTTATGGACCTCCTCGACCCCAATATGGACCACCCAAACATCGACCTCGACCAACCTTCAAGAAAACACGGCCCAAGTTTCGAGGACGACCTCAACCTCACGGTCATCCCAAGCCACGTTACCCTGTGATTTCTTATCGTCCTCGACCTCAATACTCCGTCCCAACTTTGCCTGTAGGATACGACGGTCCATCGTCATACCCATCTCCCGCTCCAATCCAATCAGATAACCACGATACTTATGGATCACCACCATCGACAACAGGAAATAATGTCTATCCCTCAACAGTGGATGAGGATGAGTATGGATCGCCCAAAGGGCAACCTCAAAATGACGAATATGGTTCACCTTTGGCGGATGCTCAAGATGGTTATGGTTCCCCCCAAGCACCAAAACAAGAAGCCGGAACCTTTAGCGGCTATGGAGGTGAATTCAACCCACCAAGTTTTAGCATTTCTGGAGGAAACTCTTTAGAAGACTACGGATCGCCGAGCGGCCCGACCAAAACCATCAACAATGGAGCTCAGTCTCAACTTTATCAGGGTTACGAGTcacctcaaactccaactcaAAGTGGGTATTCTTCGCCAAGCACCGACCAAGAAGATTCTTACGGCCTCCCTCAAGCTTCGCCAGCGAAAGATTTGGATGGATTTCCAGTCCCAGATTTCAATGAATATGCTCCTTCAGGCGATCCAGTGTTTGACTTTTCTAATGACGACAGTGACGATGTCGAGAACTATTCATCCCAGCCTAGGCCATCGAGTATagacgatgaagaagatggAGACATTTCCTTCGGATTTCCTGAGTTTCCAACTCCAAACTTCCTAAACTTTCCATCCGAGTACACTCCCGACTTCCATTTCGATCTTAAAAAAGTCAATGAACCAG ATGAGAATGAAAACGAAGACGAAAGCACATCACCTTCTCCGCTCACTGGCCAGTATCAACCTCCCTCATCTTTTCAACCCAGttatgaaattgaaagccaGGAAGAAAACTTTGACACATACGAGTCGCCAAATCCTTCAGGAGCAACCGGGCCTAACCAATACAATGGCCCGCCCTCTCCCAATTCCTTTCCATATGGAGCATCAGCTCAAGAAAACGAAGTAGAAGACACATACGACAACGGTTTTGAACCAGATTTTCAACCATCAGGTGACGGCGAAGGGGAAGGTGGAACTCCAGCGTATTATCCCCCGACGACACCACAAGTTCCTGAGCCCTCGTTTGCTTACGAAAAACCGTCAGTGAAACCGGACTCTTCCAGTTATTACAAACCCCCAGTCACTTCCAGCCCAGACAAAAACCAACCGTCATCTTACCAATCTCCACCATCCGAAGAGATTTACTCTCCGCCAATGTACTCAAGCCGTCAACCTTCAATCATCCAAGAAGAGGAGCGTCAAGTCGACTTTCAGTCATATGATGCTCCTCCTTCAAAGGACTTTCCTTCAGAGGAATTCCCGTCAGAGGAATCAGGCGAATTCTATACTCCAGATTCTAATGAAGAAAAGGAACCAACAGTCACTTACACAAAGCCCTTTTCAGGTGCCCAACACACTCAATATTCCCCACCCAAAGCCACATCCTCGTCATCGAAGCCATCGCAACCTTTTCCCACCTCGTACGTTAATGTGGAGGATGTGAATTCCTCCCCTTACCAGCCACACGCTTCTCAAGGCCCTCCTCAGAATGGACAATACACCCCAtacgaagaagaggatgaagaggaggagtATCCAAATCAGCCCTCTGGCGGGGACTCAGTCTATTACAAACCCTCTTCGTCTCCACAGACGAGCCTCTACGAgcaatccaatcaaaatgcaCCAAAGCCCAGTCCTACGCCATCAGAAGTGTATTATAAACCCATAGAAGGCACAGAAAATGAGGAGCCTTCCAATTCGAATAACTTCTACGACAATGGAGGTGACGATGTTGACGAAGAAGTCTCTTTCAACCAATATCAGAGACCTTCAAGCCCGACAAAGAGTCCAACACGAGAATCATTGTTTGGTGGTGGATTCTTTGACTTCAAGTTCCCGTCTTATGACAAAGAAATCAACGATGTGAGCTTTTCGTACGAGGATAGGGAACAGGTTGAATCTAGTTCAACCGAAAACCCACGTTATAAGTTTGCACCCATTCCTAccgaagatgaagaagatcaGAGCAGTGACGATTTTGAATTCTATAGCAGTGGAAACGCTCGACCTTCAAATCCATCAGAAGGTCCCGCCAAAGATTTTGGGAAATACAAAAAGATCCCAAGTTTTGCACCTCCAAATGACAAATTTCTCTACAAAACCCCTAAGCGGCCCCAATCAAGTCAACCTAGTTATTCGGAACCGTTTTCTGGACAACCTTCGACGGGCAGTCCACCAAGTCCATCTGGAAACTTTGACGCCTATGGAAGTCCCCGAGCGCCCCAAAGATATCCACAAGCCGAAGACGACCAAGATGAGCCAGAAATCTATACTCAATCTTTCAACGAGGAGGAAAATGAAGCCCCGTCGCAACACAATTCTTATGGAAGCCCAAAAGCGCCTTCAGTGGAACCAAACGATCACAATAACTTCAAACAATTTTCCCCTCCCTCGAATGGCGGAGGTCGTGAGAAGTACGTGAGgcaattcaattcattccCGACCGAAGCACCTCCAACAAAAGATCgaaatcaatttttcaaatcaagacaACCATCGAAACCAAGCCAACTTGATTCATATGGAGGCCCCGAAGGTCCAGTTTCCGAAGAAGTTGACGTACCATTCACACCTTCTCAATATCCAGCACCTTCTTCGCCAAGTTTCCCAACCTCAGCAATTGAGCAAGAAGACTCGTACGATAGCCCAAGAGCCCCTCCCACTTATCCCAAATTTCAAGAGTCGACTAATTCGGATATCCCCAATCAGGAGGTAGTTTTCAAATATCAACCCGAAGGACCCGAAGTTCCACCATTATATTCTCCAGAGGAAATTTCTGAGGATCAATTTGATCAGCAATTCAATCCTGAGGACCTGAAGAACTTTGAGCCTTACTCCGAACAGAGCAACGAATTCGGAGAGAACGAATTTAGCGAAAGTGACTTTGGAGAGGACGAGTTCAATCAATATTCCCCACCCCGAGAAAACAATGATGAAGAGCCATCAGGAGCATTCCCACCAGGACCCTCCGGCGCAATCAAAGTAATCGAGTACGATCCTTATTCAGAGCCAGATGATTTCCCTTCACGATTTGAAAACACTGAGAGGCCCCCAAAACAGTCTTCCAGAAACCGGCAACGCTATCAAACCAGTGATATTTCTTCGTCGCAAGGTCCTCTGAGGACAACCAAGGCCCGTCAAAGAACCAAGTTGATCAAGGATGCCAGCCCTACTCCAGTGTATAAATCACGTCAAGTTTCCAACTACAGGTCCCGTCAAAAGAACCCAACACAATCATCCGACACTTTTGAGATTCACGAAGCCCGCCCGAGTCCAACTCCAAACCGACCTTTGAGCACTAGACCCACCTATAACCAGCAGACACAGAGCAACGTCAATTTCGAACCTTCAGGCAGCTCGAACGATGACGAAACACTACCCGAGCAACCATTTCAACCCGAGCTTGATGGGAATACTTACTATAAAGACATTCCCACCAGTGCCCCGCCATCGAGAAATCCTGTTTACCAATCCAAATATCAAACTTTACCAGTAGACGATCAATCTGGTACTAGAGGAGAAAGAATCCGACCTGAATACTCCGATCAAAATCAAGCATGGCCTTCTTCTTTGAACTCTGAAAATGAGTACTTCGAAACCGAAGACTCGGAATTTGACTTCCCTACAGGACCTAATGACGAGGAAACCCTATACAAAGAGTCTAAATCTGAACCTGAGGAAATAAAACCGTCAAGAACACCCTACAGACCTAGCCCAGAAACCCCAAAGAGCACGGGAGCATCTCAAGATGTCAGTTATCCACGTGGAAGGACTACTCAAGCCCCAGATTTGCCTAGTTATCCGGCCGTGCCTGACCAGTACTCGACTTTCAATCCATC ACCTAGCCCAGAAACCCCAAAGAGCACGGGAGCATCTCAAGATGTCAGTTATCCACGTGGAAGGACTACTCAAGCCCCAGATTTGCCTAGTTATCCGGCCGTGCCTGACCAGTACTCGACTTTCAATCCATCGCCGACGGATGAAAATCAATCCAACCCAAAAGAAGAGGAACCGACACGAACATACAAACAAGCTAACCCGAGAGTGGGTGAAAACTTCTCTGATGACGACTTCATGCCTTCAGAAATAAGGGCCACTCCCTCTAGAAGACCTCGCCGTCCCCTGAGGCCAAGCAGAAGATCAGACACGcccaaagaagaagatgaaaaggaGTCGGATAGAGAAGACATGGAATCGGACGGAGAAGATGCGAAAGAGTTGAAATCCATCGGTTTTGGGCCCAGTACCTTCCACTTCGGAATGGAGACTCCAGACATTTGGGAAATGTTCAATAGCGAATGGGGTCAAAAGGTCAAGAGCGACAACTGA
- the LOC131883500 gene encoding uncharacterized protein LOC131883500, whose product MRLPRRKLKLTRGKLVKMSQERQKLSFFIVIIFLAIFGIIVLAEVFLVEDVRNRSDLGEFQYDETSWETPKPLSLLLESVGSTNHQQHHHHRQQKDLYRSGIQSRNAPKNERFQKSLQQHQEEMERLIRNISSRIHTSMAAAVAASMPKTKTALPINRPYNYSANDPPLDLRYDFSLKNHTGFDAIWQPVEGSLQKFYVYSAYYDARVESKRVVRIIGATKTKQPERVWCQFHYRNQSGSTVHYHPSSITVIRENWNLKYSACFVLCPIPSENKAPESVSVISNASKLKGNVTASNQLPVHNFETGTGSELPPNKDEMGVCVKPIHFHYDQVLEVVEFIELNRILGVSKFTFYNDTMSPRVSCLLRHYESLGVVEILPWKLNIQSQAEIRTEGLFAALNDCLYRNMNRFHYLMLIDFDEYIIPHQNRTLPDMLQFINSQRRAGVITTIGGGASSAGLSANRGNTHLKISQRLTSSYSFQNSFFYLQFPDDTELGLEISRDRVLPLRTLLKTRRKSKFNPQKQRSKYICIPKYVREAGNHFIWEFVDGYNVNVPVHVGFLHHYRVCEFGGNDCVHTDSKVDKTVAYQYKKQLVRNVNTILQDLASKCNWTLDEWLRSAAAKNASIAVETDKASMPSTKSVPSHVRKRQTSRLTT is encoded by the coding sequence ATGAGACTACCACGAAGGAAACTGAAACTGACAAGGGGAAAACTTGTCAAGATGAGCCAGGAACGCCAGAAGCTCAGTTTCTTTATTGTTATAATCTTTTTAGCTATTTTTGGGATCATCGTCTTAGCTGAGGTATTCCTTGTAGAAGACGTCAGGAACAGATCTGACCTGGGCGAGTTCCAATATGATGAAACGTCGTGGGAAACTCCCAAGCCCTTGTCTTTGCTCCTTGAGAGTGTGGGCTCCACgaatcatcaacaacatcatcatcatcgacaaCAGAAAGATCTGTACCGAAGTGGGATCCAGTCACGGAACGCACCCAAGAATGAGCGGTTCCAAAAAAGCCTTCAGCAACATCAGGAGGAGATGGAGCGTCTCATTCGCAATATTTCATCTCGGATCCATACCTCAATGGCAGCAGCGGTGGCTGCTTCCATGCCCAAAACCAAAACAGCGCTTCCAATCAACCGTCCCTACAATTATTCCGCCAATGACCCTCCTCTTGACTTGCGTTACGACTTTTCTCTGAAGAACCACACCGGATTCGATGCCATTTGGCAACCAGTGGAAGGCTCGCTCCAAAAATTTTATGTGTACTCAGCTTACTATGATGCCCGGGTTGAGTCCAAACGTGTTGTCAGGATCATTGGTGCTACCAAAACCAAACAACCCGAACGGGTGTGGTGTCAGTTTCACTATCGCAATCAGAGTGGTTCCACCGTGCATTATCATCCATCTAGCATCACCGTGATACGTGAGAATTGGAATCTTAAATACAGTGCTTGCTTCGTGCTGTGCCCGATTCCTTCTGAAAACAAAGCTCCCGAGTCTGTGAGTGTGATATCCAATGCATCAAAGTTGAAAGGGAATGTCACAGCCTCTAATCAGCTTCCAGTTCACAACTTTGAAACGGGTACTGGTAGTGAGCTGCCACCCAATAAAGATGAGATGGGTGTGTGTGTAAAGCCTATTCACTTCCATTACGACCAAGTTTTGGAAGTGGTCGAGTTCATCGAACTGAACAGAATCCTGGGCGTGAGCAAATTCACATTCTACAATGACACCATGTCTCCTCGAGTGAGTTGTCTCCTCCGCCATTACGAAAGTCTCGGTGTGGTGGAAATCCTCCCCTGGAAGCTGAACATTCAATCCCAGGCCGAGATCCGAACCGAAGGTCTCTTTGCGGCTTTGAACGATTGTCTCTATCGGAACATGAATCGCTTCCATTATCTGATGCTAATAGACTTTGATGAATACATTATTCCTCATCAGAACCGAACATTGCCAGATATGCTGCAATTCATCAACTCCCAACGACGTGCCGGTGTCATTACCACCATTGGGGGTGGGGCCAGTAGTGCGGGGCTCAGTGCGAATCGGGGCAATACCCATCTGAAGATTTCCCAGAGACTCACGTCCTCGTACAGTTTTCAAAATTCCTTCTTCTACCTCCAGTTCCCTGACGACACTGAACTGGGACTCGAAATCTCCAGGGACCGAGTTCTTCCCCTCCGCACGTTGTTGAAAACTCGACGGAAATCCAAATTCAATCCCCAGAAACAAAGATCGAAATATATTTGCATTCCCAAGTACGTGCGAGAAGCGGGGAATCACTTCATTTGGGAGTTCGTCGACGGATACAACGTGAACGTCCCTGTCCACGTGGGATTTCTCCATCATTACCGGGTGTGCGAATTCGGCGGCAACGATTGCGTCCATACAGACTCGAAGGTGGACAAAACCGTGGCCTACCAATACAAAAAACAGCTTGTCAGAAATGTCAACACTATATTACAGGATTTGGCATCAAAGTGTAATTGGACCTTGGACGAGTGGTTGAGATCGGCAGCTGCCAAGAACGCGTCTATAGCAGTTGAAACCGACAAAGCATCGATGCCTTCCACCAAATCTGTTCCAAGCCACGTTCGCAAACGGCAAACGTCAAGACTTACTACATAA